Within the Candidatus Thermoplasmatota archaeon genome, the region GGTGGCCCGTTTGCAAATATCGCACATGGAACAAATAGCCTTATTGCTACTCTTATGGGTTTAAAACTTGCTGAGTACTTTGTTACTGAAGCAGGTTTCGGATCAGAACTCGGTGCTGAAAAATTTTTTAATATCGTCTGCAGAACCGGTAATATCAAACCAGATGCCGTTGTCCTCGTCGTTAGCATTCGTGCCTTAAAAAAACATGGCCAAGGAACTGACACACAAGCATTAATCCTTGGTTTGTCAAATCTTGAAAAACATATAGAAAATATCATGATTCATCAAGTTCCTTTGATTGTTGCTTTAAATCGATATTCACACGATTCAAATGGCGATATTGATATTGTTGAGCATTTTTGCACACAGAAAAATATTCCTTTTGCGGTTGCTGACGTGTGGGAAAATGGAGGTGAAGGTGGCATCGAGCTTGCTGGAAAACTGGTCGATATACTTCATAATATTCCTTCACGATTTACGTATCTTTATGATCTCAAACTTCCTATCAAAGAAAAAATTGAGCGTATTGCAAAAACAATGTACGGTGCAGAACAAGTTGTGTATTCTGTTGTTGCAGAAAAAGATATTGCTCTTGCGCATGAGATTGGTTTAGAAAATTTACCTATTTGTATTGCAAAAACACCATATTCTCTTTCAGATGATCCAACGCTTCTTGGTCGACCAACAAAATTTAAAATTACAATACGTGAAATAAAATTTTCAGCAGGGGCAGGATTTCTTGTTCCGATGACGGGAAAGATTACAACAATGCCAGGATTGCCTCCAAAACCGATATCAGAATGTTTTGACTTGGATACCGCAGGCTGTATTCATGGTTTATAGCGTATTGTGGTGCGGATTTGCTCAGGATGACATAGCGACTTTTATATAGGAATTTATCATATCTGTTAATGGGAGGAACAGAAATGTCTGATGACGATATTCAGAAACATATTGACGACATTATCGATGCTTCCGATAAAGAAATTGATCGAGACGAACTTGAAAAAGAATTCAGAAAATTCCTTGAATACGGTGTACCTGCTGATCAAACAAAACAAACTTTACTAAAAAAATTTAGCGGAAGTCTACCCTCTTCAACTCAAGAAAGAACCTTAATTGTTGATGTAAAACCAAATGTCCCCAGTGTTCATCTGTTATGTCGCGTCGTTTCAATAAATCCAAAAGAGATAACAGTTAAAGGAGAACCTCGTAAGATTTATTATGGTATTTTTGGTGATGAAAGCGGAACGATTCCTTTTACCGCGTGGAAAGATTTTAACATTTCAAAAGGAGATATTCTTGATATTACGAATGCATATACAAAAGAATGGCAAGGTGCTGCGAAAGTAAATCTTGGTGATCGGACACGTGTTATGAAAACCGATGAATCCAAGATTCCTCCTATATCTTTTGAGCCAAGAGAATACAAATTAAAAGATCTTCGTAATGGAGTTGGATCTGTAATTGTTGTTGCACGGGTAATGAGTTTAAATGAGAGAACGGTTACAGTAGATGGAAAAACAAAGATCGTCTATTCAGGAATACTTGCTGATGATACTGCAAAAACACAATTTACCGCATGGCATGATTTTAAATTAAAAGAAGGGATGGTCGTACGAATAACGGGTGCTTATGTTAAAATATGGAGGGGAATCCCTCAGGTAACTTTTGATGAAAAAGCATCTGTCCAAAAACTAGAAGCATCGGTGATTAAAAGAGATGATATTACACCACAACGCCTTTTACTTCATGAGCTCGTTGAGCGCAATGGCGCTCTTGATGTTGAGGTACACGGAGTTGTTATCGAGATCCGCCAGGGTTCAGGGTTTATTTTTCGGTGTCCTGAATGTCGTCGAACTA harbors:
- a CDS encoding formate--tetrahydrofolate ligase, with protein sequence MKSDSEIAQSTPLQPIESIAQKAGLRDEEIIFLGNYKAKVSLSVLQRIQDRRNGKLILVTTINPTPYGEGKTTITIGLAQALALLGKKTILAIREPSLGPIMGLKGGATGGGYSQVVPREDINLHFTGDMHAITSAHNLLASLLDNHIHHGDVFHIDPRYIVWPRVLDISDRALRHTVIGLGGPNDGVPHEVEFAITPASEIMAILCLSKNIVDMKERLSNIIVAYTYDNKPIFARDLKAVGALSVLLKDAILPNLVQTLEGVPAFVHGGPFANIAHGTNSLIATLMGLKLAEYFVTEAGFGSELGAEKFFNIVCRTGNIKPDAVVLVVSIRALKKHGQGTDTQALILGLSNLEKHIENIMIHQVPLIVALNRYSHDSNGDIDIVEHFCTQKNIPFAVADVWENGGEGGIELAGKLVDILHNIPSRFTYLYDLKLPIKEKIERIAKTMYGAEQVVYSVVAEKDIALAHEIGLENLPICIAKTPYSLSDDPTLLGRPTKFKITIREIKFSAGAGFLVPMTGKITTMPGLPPKPISECFDLDTAGCIHGL